The following proteins come from a genomic window of Candidatus Zixiibacteriota bacterium:
- a CDS encoding HDOD domain-containing protein, producing the protein MDKLTILNQIQRSQDLLSMPQAISEILGEMDKPEFSNEALSRIILKDASLTARILRLANSPFYHRLKDIKNVSQAIQVLGSTTVKCLALSSSVLNPGHLEKTSGVNVRSLFSSILTVAAAAEKIAKGVAYRSPDVAFVSGLLHHVGVLFFLHHYPKDYRRIIARDVKAVTLLDAEREVFGIDHAEVGWQLCRRWRLPNEISEAVRDHHAYTGAASSGVLQNSIRLAALLADDTVTTFEADLEQRIARVNALSEALHLPKESIDTISSSLIAETVRIAQYLDIDIGSIEETITRANKEIWRMYLMVENLFKERQELSAKLLNEERAKGAILSENIAIATMSHYLNNATMAVYGRAQIMRKWLETGANDKLIDRMPATLDVIEKSVRKIKAVLLEIKEISPIDEVKFYDMSQALNLDERIAARMATIDDESGLVLPEEAADVHMG; encoded by the coding sequence ATGGACAAACTGACGATTCTTAACCAGATCCAGAGAAGCCAGGATCTGTTATCCATGCCGCAGGCTATTTCTGAGATCCTGGGAGAGATGGACAAACCGGAATTCTCGAACGAGGCACTTTCTCGAATCATTCTTAAGGACGCATCGCTGACGGCGCGAATTCTGCGGTTGGCGAACTCGCCGTTTTACCACCGGCTCAAAGACATCAAAAACGTCAGTCAGGCTATTCAGGTACTCGGCTCAACCACCGTCAAGTGCCTGGCCCTGTCGTCGTCCGTGCTCAATCCCGGTCATCTCGAGAAGACCTCGGGGGTAAACGTCAGATCTCTGTTCTCCTCGATACTGACGGTTGCGGCGGCGGCCGAGAAGATTGCCAAGGGCGTTGCCTACCGATCGCCCGACGTGGCCTTTGTCTCGGGGCTCTTGCACCACGTGGGCGTCCTGTTTTTCCTGCACCACTATCCGAAGGACTACCGGCGTATTATCGCCCGCGACGTCAAGGCGGTCACGCTGCTCGACGCGGAGAGAGAAGTGTTCGGGATCGATCATGCCGAGGTCGGCTGGCAGCTTTGCCGCCGCTGGCGCCTTCCCAACGAGATATCGGAAGCGGTCCGTGACCATCACGCGTACACCGGCGCGGCGAGCAGCGGCGTCTTGCAGAACAGCATTCGTCTGGCTGCGCTGCTGGCCGATGATACGGTCACGACGTTCGAGGCGGACCTGGAGCAACGGATCGCGCGAGTCAATGCGCTCTCCGAGGCGTTGCATCTGCCCAAGGAATCGATCGATACGATCTCATCATCGTTGATCGCCGAAACCGTTCGAATCGCCCAGTATCTCGATATCGACATCGGGTCGATCGAGGAAACCATCACGCGGGCCAACAAAGAGATCTGGCGCATGTATCTCATGGTGGAGAATCTGTTCAAGGAACGGCAGGAACTCTCGGCGAAACTGCTGAACGAAGAGCGCGCCAAAGGCGCCATCCTCTCCGAGAACATCGCGATCGCGACCATGTCGCACTACCTGAACAACGCCACGATGGCTGTCTATGGGCGTGCCCAGATCATGCGCAAGTGGCTCGAAACGGGAGCCAACGACAAGCTGATCGATAGAATGCCGGCGACACTCGACGTGATCGAGAAGTCGGTGCGCAAGATCAAGGCGGTTCTGCTCGAGATCAAGGAGATTTCGCCGATTGACGAGGTCAAGTTCTACGACATGTCGCAGGCGCTGAACCTCGACGAGCGGATTGCCGCGCGAATGGCAACCATCGACGATGAGTCGGGGCTGGTTCTGCCGGAAGAGGCCGCCGACGTCCACATGGGTTAA